A region from the Drosophila mauritiana strain mau12 chromosome 2L, ASM438214v1, whole genome shotgun sequence genome encodes:
- the LOC117139652 gene encoding probable tyrosyl-DNA phosphodiesterase — protein MKECPYGEKCYRKNPIHFGEFSHAHLDAIYAKGNGSGDYEIPDQYSSEMIHTQLKLLEKLFPKQTAKKQQKAHSSSSKPAVTAPVASGSSSSVSLDTKPSGSSTSRPAASQDTSNLAKKQKLNAKNIRDYIPVVIEKGGMAKKLERAAPYNMFLTAITDSKPTHSEPLSITLQEILDESLGEIESTVQINFMVDIGWLLGHYYFAGILDKPLLLLYGDESPELLSIGKFKQQVTAIRVKMPTPFATSHTKMMFLGYSDGSMRVVISTANLYEDDWHNRTQGLWISPKLPALPVDADTGAGESLTGFKQDLMLYLVEYKISQLQPWIARIRNSDFSAINVFFLGSVPGGHREGSVRGHPWGHARLASLLAKHAAPIDDRISVVCQSSSIGSLGANVQAWIQQDFVNSLKKDSTPVGKLRQMPPFKMIYPSYGNVSGSHDGMLGGGCLPYGKNTNDKQPWLKDYLQQWKSSDRYRSRAMPHIKSYTRFNLEDQSVYWFVLTSANLSKAAWGCFNKSSNIQPCLRIANYEAGVLFLPRFVTGEDTFPLGNNRDGVPAFPLPYDVPLTPYAPDDKPFLMDYLQG, from the exons ATGAAGGAGTGTCCTTATGGTGAAAAGTGCTACAGAAAGAATCCCATTCATTTTGGCGAGTTCTCCCATGCACACC TGGATGCGATTTATGCCAAGGGAAATGGATCGGGGGACTACGAGATACCGGACCAGTACTCCAGCGAGATGATCCACACCCAGTTGAAGCTGCTGGAGAAACTTTTTCCCAAGCAGACAGCCAAGAAGCAGCAGAAAGCACATTCCTCTAGCTCAAAACCAGCAGTAACTGCTCCGGTTGCCAGTGGATCCTCGAGTTCAGTGTCCTTGGATACCAAGCCGAGTGGATCCTCAACCTCCAGGCCAGCTGCTTCCCAAGACACCTCAAATCTGGCCAAAAAACAGAAGCTGAATGCCAAGAACATCAGGGATTACATACCTGTGGTAATCGAAAAGGGAGGAATGGCCAAAAAGCTGGAGCGGGCAGCTCCCTATAACATGTTCCTCACTGCGATCACAGACTCCAAGCCCACCCACTCGGAGCCATTGAGCATAACGCTCCAGGAAATCCTGGACGAGAGTCTGGGCGAGATTGAGAGCACCGTTCAGATCAACTTTATGGTGGACATTGGCTGGCTTCTGGGACACTACTACTTTGCCGGGATACT GGACAAGCCACTTTTGCTGCTCTACGGCGACGAATCGCCGGAGCTGCTTAGCATTGGGAAGTTCAAGCAGCAGGTCACGGCCATTCGTGTCAAGATGCCCACGCCCTTTGCCACCTCGCACACCAAGATGATGTTCCTCGGGTACAGCGATGGCTCCATGCGGGTGGTCATCTCCACGGCCAATCTATACGAGGACGACTGGCACAACCGCACGCAGGGCCTGTGGATCAGTCCCAAGCTGCCTGCTCTGCCGGTCGATGCGGATACGGGCGCTGGCGAAAGTCTGACGGGCTTCAAACAGGATCTGATGCTGTACTTGGTGGAGTACAAGATAAGCCAGCTGCAGCCTTGGATAGCAAGGATTCGAAACAGCGATTTCAGTGCCATCAA CGTTTTCTTCTTGGGCTCTGTGCCCGGAGGTCATCGCGAGGGCAGCGTGCGTGGTCATCCGTGGGGTCACGCCCGCCTGGCCTCCTTGCTTGCCAAACACGCGGCGCCCATCGACGATCGCATATCGGTCGTCTGCCAGAGCTCGAGCATCGGCAGCCTGGGAGCCAACGTGCAGGCCTGGATTCAGCAGGATTTCGTTAATAGCCTGAAGAAGGATTCCACGCCTGTGGGCAAGCTGCGCCAGATGCCGCCCTTCAAGATGATCTATCCCAGCTACGGCAACGTCTCGGGCAGTCATGATGGAATGCTGGGCGGCGGGTGTCTGCCCTACGGCAAGAACACCAACGATAAGCAGCCTTGGCTCAAGGACTATCTGCAGCAGTGGAAGTCCAGCGATCGCTATCGCTCGCGCGCAATGCCGCACATCAAGAGCTATACGCGCTTCAATCTGGAGGATCAGTCGGTGTACTGGTTCGTTTTAACCTCGGCGAATCTCTCGAAGGCAGCCTGGGGCTGCTTCAACAAGAGCTCGAATATCCAACCCTGCCTGAGGATCGCCAACTATGAGGCTGGCGTCCTATTCCTGCCCAGATTTGTG ACTGGCGAGGACACCTTTCCATTGGGCAACAATCGTGATGGCGTGCCCGCGTTTCCACTACCATACGACGTTCCATTGACGCCCTATGCTCCAGATGATAAGCCCTTCCTGATGGATTACCTACAAGGTTGA